In Ornithodoros turicata isolate Travis chromosome 1, ASM3712646v1, whole genome shotgun sequence, the DNA window GACAAGGGCCTGCCTCCTTATTCAAGTTTCCAAACGAACATTCCGTGAGAGGACACAGCATTTCTCTATATGGCGCGGCACAGCCCGATTAGTATTCGTATTCATACTTTTACTTCATGCAGTTCTTGGCGGATAAAAGTAATTAGCTTCAAGGGCGCAGGAAATGTTATTTGATAAACGACTGTGACATGGCACTACGGACCGGTAATGTTTCGTAAAGGAGATCACAAAAAGAAATCTGATACGTCTATGTCGTGTCCGTAGTATACCGGAGTAACAAGTAACACCACGTCGCATGCTGTCCaggtatatatgtatattatcTAGGGGTGAACAACGTACGAGAAGTACAAGTAGATATGGAGTAATTTCCTTCCTAGGAAGAATAGAACATAGTTAGACAACTGGAGTCTGCCAGCAGAAACATCGAAGTTTCTTAAAGGAAACCGTAAAGCGACAGACAGGCAGCTTATGTTCACGGCGATAGATAGATGTTGCTTGTAAATCCAGCACAACAAGTTATACATGCGACAGAAAACgcttaatatttttaatttgctatcAAAATTTATGAAAAACGGTTCGGTGCGACGTCTCGTGGGAAGTAATGcccaattcgtcaagcaacagtgatctatgttcccgattGATTTACTGCTCCTGGTGGCTACGcagccaacttctttcgttttaGATCCACTGTCGTTCGCGTggaatgtagttttgccgcagTTGGTGACCATTTACAGATAGAGTGTTACgcgtaattttcaatttaaattttcttaaaaaaactgagtgcaactgtgacgaaaattgtgacgtaagagtactgaaggctcaggctatcgaatagataaTGTTTCTGAGATTGCTCCTCTACTGCTTTACGATACCATTAAGATATGTCTCAATGAACTCGCGAGAGTTCTTCTTGAAACTATTATTGGGTTAGAACTCTGGAACCACCCCGGTTGTTAAATAGCTATTGATGCCATCAAACTAAAGTTGCACATGCCTAATTCTTCGCAACCCATTCTGCCTGTACACAGCGCAAACGCGAAGCTTACGCTCTTCCTGATGGCGCTGAACTCCTCATCGGATCCGTGAGAACAAGCTTCCAGTGCCAGAGCAACGGCTACTACGCCGACGTGGACAACAATTGCCAGATTTTCCACGTCTGCAATGTCGTCACGCACGCTGACGGCAGCACGGAGATGCAGCAGTACAGCTTCATGTGCGGGAACCAAACTATCTTCAACCAGCTCACGTTCACGTGCTCCTTCGAAGACGAGGCGGTTCCTTGCCAGAACGCGGCGGACTTCTTCTATTTGAACGGCAACCTGGGCGATGAGAAGTCCCTGTTTCTGAACGACAACGACATCGAAAGAGCTGTGCCTTTGATTGCAGTCTACGGCGGCCGCGCAGCATCAGCTACGTCCCGTAAGGAAGTCCTCGTTCAAGTACCACCTCACCGGGCCGTCGCGACTGATGAATCTGCTGTGCATTTAGAAGAAGTTCAGGATGCAGCGGCTGAAGCTCAGGCTGCTTCCTCTCATACCGAAACACACGCTGAAGCTCCCGATGACGCTGGCAGCACCGGTGTGAAGAAAGAAACGCTCGACGCGTCCAACTCAAAGTAGAAGTGACCAGTTGTGTTTTCACCTAAATGCTCACCTCATGTTCGCACCGTGAACATCTTACCTGTATCGTGCCTTTTATTCTGGTCAGTGTGCTAAGTGTGCATGTTGCAACGTAAAACTCTCTCATCGCTTACTTTATCTGAACCTGATACATTCATTACATGTTGTGGCTCGCCCAGGTTAAAGTACACTATAACTTGTATTTGTCACACTCACTCTGTGACTTATACAGAGGGTGCTATCTCTTGATCTTGCTACACATGTTGTCTCGATGTGCTGCGTGCCAAATGTGTGTAACGTGATGGGTTTCAACGGCGGTTCTTCGTGCCTCTGCTTAGCTTCACTATGTTCTTGGAGTTATGTGTGCCGCATTGTCTCGTTGCTCTTAATCTACCTTGTCAGAAGGAACTCGCTTATTTCAGGTTATGACCTTCGTCATTTTTATTCCCGGCAAGACCAAATGCGTGTTTCTTTGTTGCTTTCCTACTGTGCT includes these proteins:
- the LOC135399327 gene encoding uncharacterized protein LOC135399327 isoform X2, whose amino-acid sequence is MRLLILSVLATVAVATSSTRRKREAYALPDGAELLIGSVRTSFQCQSNGYYADVDNNCQIFHVCNVVTHADGSTEMQQYSFMCGNQTIFNQLTFTCSFEDEAVPCQNAADFFYLNGNLGDEKSLFLNDNDIERAVPLIAVYGGRAASATSRKEVLVQVPPHRAVATDESAVHLEEVQDAAAEAQAASSHTETHAEAPDDAGSTGVKKETLDASNSK
- the LOC135399327 gene encoding uncharacterized protein LOC135399327 isoform X1, whose product is MLRRVGRRYRKSTYRTLSKLKQFDDSSRLQSRHNGASVIFDAPRRGYHLPPFTMRLLILSVLATVAVATSSTRRKREAYALPDGAELLIGSVRTSFQCQSNGYYADVDNNCQIFHVCNVVTHADGSTEMQQYSFMCGNQTIFNQLTFTCSFEDEAVPCQNAADFFYLNGNLGDEKSLFLNDNDIERAVPLIAVYGGRAASATSRKEVLVQVPPHRAVATDESAVHLEEVQDAAAEAQAASSHTETHAEAPDDAGSTGVKKETLDASNSK